The Ornithorhynchus anatinus isolate Pmale09 chromosome 1, mOrnAna1.pri.v4, whole genome shotgun sequence genome includes a window with the following:
- the LOC100078653 gene encoding glutathione S-transferase A4-like — protein MSFLGWQLSQCLPSFFCFSGLQDLKIMAGKPKLIYFKGRGRMESIRWLLAAAGVEFEEEFLETREQYEKLLKDGVLLFDQVPLVEMDGMKLTQTRAILSYLATKYNLYGKDPKEAALINMYTDGTMDLMTMLIFHAFKPPSEKEKDLGSILDKAQTRYFPAFEKILKGHGQDFLVGNKFSWADIQLIEAILMLEEKNPAVLSTFPLLQAFKTRVSNIPTIKKFLQPGSQRKPPPDDHYVATVKKVLQF, from the exons ATGTCCTTTCTAGGTTGGCAACTTTCCCAATGCTTACCCTCCTTCTTTTGTTTCTCAGGACTCCAAGATCTCAAAATCATGGCTGGGAAACCCAAGCTCATCTACTTCAAAGGCAGAGGCCGAATGGAGTCAATTCGGTGGCTTTTGGCCGCAGCTGGGGTGGAG tTTGAAGAGGAGTTTCTGGAAACAAGGGAACAATATGAGAAGTTACTGAAAG atgGAGTTCTACTTTTCGATCAAGTACCTTTGGTGGAGATGGATGGAATGAAGCTCACCCAGACCAGAGCCATTCTGAGCTACTTGGCTACCAAATACAATTTATATGGGAAGGACCCAAAGGAGGCGGCATT GATTAATATGTATACTGATGGCACAATGGATCTGATGACTATGCTCATATTTCATGCTTTCAAGCCTCCCAGTGAAAAGGAGAAAGACCTAGGCTCTATCCTGGATAAAGCTCAAACCCGATACTTTCCCGCCTTTGAAAAG ATCTTGAAAGGCCACGGACAGGATTTTCTTGTCGGCAACAAGTTCAGCTGGGCGGACATTCAGCTGATTGAAGCTATTTTGATGTTAGAAGAGAAGAACCCTGCCgttctctccaccttccctctGCTACAG GCTTTTAAAACGAGAGTCAGCAACATTCCCACAATTAAGAAATTCCTGCAGCCTGGCAGCCAGAGAAAGCCCCCACCGGATGACCACTACGTCGCAACAGTGAAGAAGGTTTTACAGTTCTAA